A region from the Bacteroidota bacterium genome encodes:
- a CDS encoding carboxypeptidase-like regulatory domain-containing protein — protein sequence MRLQSLFSTLILTGLLFLPGFLMAGTTGKLSGKVFNAATKEPLIGASVFIVGTEKGAATDVDGEFFILNISPGLYTIRISSVGFTTKVVEKVRIQVDLTTKLDVELNEQDVELGYDIVITADRVVQKDLTSSERTFQSDLIADLPARDLSSMLSTQAGITRDSGGNLHIRGGRSTEISYMVDGVVVQNPLDRANAGISIDDQSIAELKAITGTFNAEYGQALSGVVNIVTKNGGDKFSLSGTAYLGDHVSFDNDLYRIMNNRDWAESIYWYTRFGGDMRYDFSKHGLSSPQAAREAAAAGNKPWMTYENYLNSYNPFQTWDLQLNSSGPLDFIHKNLSFFAAGRYQNRPGYEMGFRYFMPWGLVRPFRNADKKYDEPDGELVPLNWYKGWSTQTKLFWDSPVFDASYSLFYNSDHSYGGGSRFVPDGGRNYFTDRFTHIVSAQYVISTETFVDLKANYYSSNHKSYLYEDPMDYRYTPNDAGKWVSWLTGFGSSAVQYIDNDFQVHGNDLGRASTQSAYVGTRLDLTSQVDKYNMMKTGVSLTYHNKLNNYYYSVYFNDDQDIEELTESSPTMARYDANPIEVAAYIQDKIEYEELIINVGLRFDYFDSDGRVLSDPKDPQIYRPFLATNKYKNYDPNLPESGQTEYSVAEREKFWYKDADVKYQISPRLGISFPVTAEAVVHFSYGHFFQNPEFRYLYENPNFWISGSGTQNLVGNANLNPEKTIMYELGLKQRLFGSLDLAVTGFYRDISDWIGVGPAIDTYAAGVTYYKYENKDHASAKGITLAANQSIEDFYYSVDYTYQEAKGTSSDVTQAYYDQLSNRPKRLELITLNWDQTHSINTLASYTREGWTGTLIGKLASGFPYTPRIASNEEVGGGIQNIVENSERRPWTFNLDLRLSKSVKMNAWSMEYFIDVTNLLDTRNATAVYNDTGLPDETLDNFQKRTRLEELSTIRDNTATPGRYSAPRFVQIGIRFSLI from the coding sequence ATGCGGCTCCAATCCTTATTCTCAACTCTGATCCTGACGGGTCTTCTGTTCCTGCCGGGGTTCCTCATGGCCGGTACCACCGGAAAGCTTTCCGGAAAGGTTTTCAATGCGGCCACCAAAGAACCACTGATCGGTGCAAGTGTTTTTATTGTCGGAACCGAGAAAGGGGCCGCCACCGATGTGGATGGTGAATTTTTTATTCTGAATATTTCTCCCGGACTGTATACAATCCGGATCTCCAGCGTGGGATTTACCACCAAGGTGGTCGAGAAAGTACGTATTCAGGTCGATTTAACCACGAAACTGGATGTCGAACTGAACGAGCAGGATGTAGAACTGGGATATGACATTGTCATTACCGCCGACCGGGTCGTTCAGAAAGACCTGACCAGTTCGGAAAGAACGTTTCAATCGGATCTGATTGCAGACCTTCCTGCACGTGATCTCAGCTCGATGCTGAGCACCCAGGCGGGCATTACCCGCGATTCGGGCGGAAATCTGCATATTCGTGGTGGTCGTTCCACCGAAATCAGTTACATGGTCGATGGCGTGGTGGTTCAGAATCCACTCGATCGGGCCAATGCCGGTATCAGTATCGATGATCAGTCCATTGCCGAACTGAAAGCCATTACCGGAACCTTTAACGCCGAGTATGGACAAGCTCTTTCCGGCGTGGTCAATATTGTGACCAAAAACGGAGGCGATAAATTTTCCCTTTCCGGAACCGCCTATCTGGGCGACCACGTCTCCTTCGATAATGACCTTTACAGAATTATGAATAACCGCGACTGGGCCGAGTCCATTTATTGGTATACCCGGTTTGGCGGTGATATGAGATATGATTTTTCGAAACACGGCCTTTCCTCTCCGCAGGCTGCACGTGAAGCCGCTGCTGCGGGAAATAAACCCTGGATGACGTATGAAAATTATCTGAATTCATACAATCCGTTCCAGACCTGGGATTTACAGCTCAATTCATCCGGCCCACTGGATTTTATCCATAAGAACCTGTCCTTTTTTGCAGCAGGCCGCTATCAGAACCGGCCCGGCTATGAAATGGGATTCCGGTATTTTATGCCATGGGGCTTGGTACGTCCGTTCAGAAATGCGGATAAAAAATACGATGAACCCGATGGAGAATTGGTTCCGCTGAACTGGTATAAAGGCTGGTCAACTCAAACCAAGTTGTTCTGGGATTCACCTGTGTTCGATGCCAGCTATTCACTGTTTTATAACAGCGATCATTCCTATGGCGGTGGAAGCCGGTTTGTTCCGGATGGCGGAAGAAATTACTTCACCGACCGGTTCACTCATATTGTTTCTGCTCAGTATGTGATTTCCACCGAGACTTTCGTGGATCTGAAAGCCAATTACTACTCCTCCAATCATAAAAGCTATCTGTACGAAGACCCGATGGATTACCGGTACACCCCCAACGATGCCGGAAAGTGGGTCAGTTGGCTGACCGGATTTGGCAGTTCTGCAGTCCAGTATATCGACAATGATTTTCAGGTGCATGGAAATGACCTCGGACGGGCTTCGACCCAATCAGCTTATGTGGGCACACGCCTAGATCTGACCAGCCAGGTCGATAAATACAACATGATGAAAACAGGGGTGTCCCTCACCTATCATAACAAGCTGAATAACTATTACTACTCGGTTTATTTCAACGATGACCAGGATATCGAAGAACTTACCGAATCGAGTCCAACGATGGCAAGATATGATGCCAATCCGATCGAAGTGGCGGCATACATTCAGGATAAAATTGAGTATGAGGAATTGATCATCAACGTCGGACTCCGGTTCGATTACTTTGACTCGGATGGTCGGGTGCTCTCCGATCCGAAAGATCCGCAGATTTACCGTCCGTTTCTGGCAACCAACAAGTATAAAAATTATGATCCGAACCTGCCCGAATCGGGTCAGACCGAATATTCTGTGGCCGAGCGTGAAAAATTCTGGTATAAAGATGCCGATGTGAAATATCAGATCAGTCCGCGTCTCGGAATCTCCTTCCCGGTTACGGCCGAAGCAGTTGTGCACTTTTCTTACGGACACTTTTTCCAGAACCCGGAATTCAGGTACCTCTACGAAAATCCGAATTTCTGGATCAGCGGATCGGGTACTCAAAACCTGGTTGGAAATGCCAACCTGAATCCTGAGAAAACCATTATGTATGAACTGGGACTCAAGCAACGACTGTTTGGTTCGCTCGATCTGGCTGTGACCGGTTTCTACCGCGATATCAGTGACTGGATCGGGGTTGGTCCTGCCATCGACACGTATGCAGCCGGTGTCACTTATTACAAATACGAGAACAAGGACCACGCCAGTGCAAAGGGAATCACGCTGGCAGCCAACCAGTCAATTGAAGATTTCTATTACAGCGTCGACTATACCTATCAGGAAGCAAAGGGAACCTCCTCTGATGTTACCCAGGCCTATTACGATCAGCTGAGCAACCGTCCCAAACGTCTTGAACTGATTACACTCAACTGGGATCAGACCCATTCCATCAACACCCTGGCCAGTTACACCAGAGAGGGATGGACAGGTACTCTGATCGGAAAACTGGCATCTGGTTTTCCCTATACACCCCGGATTGCATCGAATGAAGAAGTGGGTGGGGGTATTCAGAATATCGTTGAAAACAGCGAAAGAAGACCCTGGACATTTAATCTGGATCTGCGGTTGTCAAAGTCAGTGAAAATGAATGCATGGTCCATGGAATATTTCATCGATGTCACCAACCTGCTCGATACCCGGAATGCCACGGCGGTGTATAATGATACCGGCCTTCCCGATGAAACACTCGACAATTTCCAGAAAAGAACCCGGCTGGAAGAATTATCAACAATCCGCGACAACACTGCAACTCCTGGCCGTTACTCGGCCCCACGGTTTGTGCAGATTGGTATCCGGTTTTCGCTGATCTGA
- a CDS encoding peptidylprolyl isomerase yields MFVLLLITSLFIQENNRDFYPGYSVLDSAVAIAGKDTLTLNQFRLAYIEVLKHPAFKESPELREAVLKDQMKIMVLASGARRLQLDTTRQFQFRMEAYQKNLIRKAHYNHNIAPRLTFTEKEVEEAYRFTQESRLVSHLFFKSKEAAEQAFDELNRGASFDSLASQVFRSGKLADSGGDLGWVDWRDLDYELAMAAFRTRTGFISRPVRSQFGWHILKIRDYKKRPLITRFEYEQKRETADYLLREKRGEHLAYLYLDSLIRSASVTINPLTARELKEWYWPVLNQKTSNGSEQEFQMEPTGEFSQQVPVWQRQHDVLATLNGQPFTVGDFLKTVPFIPSSAWQSDFKTVLDLVFRDELVYREAVRSGAKSKTHQIEMKLAEDRILASAIRPLILRDVSVTGEEIGKWLSANQLSLTGAPEDSLLVKTVRGAVLAEKKQQAEEAFLAETGYTGSAIFYTERVHRFYDRVTRAPKREMLDP; encoded by the coding sequence ATGTTTGTTCTTCTGCTGATCACCAGTTTATTCATTCAGGAAAATAACCGGGACTTCTATCCCGGTTATTCCGTTCTGGATTCGGCCGTTGCCATTGCCGGAAAGGATACACTGACTCTCAATCAATTCAGGTTGGCTTACATCGAAGTATTAAAACATCCCGCCTTTAAAGAATCCCCCGAACTGCGTGAAGCTGTTTTGAAAGATCAGATGAAAATCATGGTCCTGGCTTCCGGGGCACGGCGCCTTCAACTCGATACCACCCGCCAGTTTCAGTTCCGGATGGAGGCTTATCAGAAAAACCTCATCAGAAAAGCTCATTACAATCATAACATTGCGCCGAGGTTAACCTTCACAGAGAAGGAAGTGGAAGAAGCCTACCGCTTCACACAGGAAAGCCGGTTGGTCAGCCACCTGTTTTTTAAATCAAAGGAAGCAGCGGAACAGGCATTCGATGAATTGAATCGTGGTGCCAGTTTCGATAGCCTGGCCAGTCAGGTTTTCCGGTCGGGTAAACTGGCTGATAGTGGCGGTGATCTGGGTTGGGTCGATTGGCGTGACCTCGATTATGAATTGGCAATGGCTGCCTTCCGGACCAGGACCGGATTTATTTCCCGCCCGGTCCGGTCACAATTCGGGTGGCATATTCTTAAAATCAGGGATTATAAAAAACGTCCGCTGATCACCCGTTTCGAGTATGAACAGAAGCGCGAAACAGCAGACTACCTGTTGCGCGAAAAACGTGGGGAACATCTGGCCTACCTTTACCTCGATTCCCTCATCCGGTCAGCCAGCGTAACAATTAATCCGCTCACTGCACGTGAATTAAAGGAATGGTATTGGCCGGTTTTGAACCAAAAAACTTCCAATGGTTCCGAACAGGAATTTCAGATGGAACCCACAGGTGAATTTTCCCAACAGGTCCCGGTCTGGCAAAGACAACATGATGTACTCGCCACGTTGAATGGACAGCCATTCACAGTGGGGGACTTTCTGAAAACGGTTCCGTTTATACCTTCATCTGCCTGGCAATCTGATTTTAAAACGGTTCTTGATCTGGTTTTCAGAGATGAACTGGTTTACAGGGAAGCGGTCCGGTCAGGTGCCAAAAGCAAGACTCACCAGATTGAAATGAAACTGGCTGAAGACCGTATTCTGGCTTCAGCCATTCGTCCGCTGATCCTCAGAGACGTCTCAGTCACAGGTGAGGAAATCGGAAAATGGCTTTCGGCCAATCAACTTTCTCTGACGGGCGCCCCCGAAGATTCCCTGCTGGTTAAAACAGTCAGGGGTGCTGTGCTCGCAGAGAAAAAACAGCAGGCGGAAGAAGCCTTTCTGGCGGAAACCGGCTATACCGGTTCAGCAATTTTTTATACGGAACGCGTTCACCGGTTTTATGATCGGGTGACCCGGGCCCCAAAACGGGAGATGTTAGATCCATGA
- a CDS encoding T9SS type A sorting domain-containing protein, with protein sequence MKPVTLFILFLLHSAVTLAQVTGYKEDFKDGNMNGWVSDHPRTFQLSVENQQLKINYTRTSSSDQWDNFNFTPPVTINNSSSKTVTVRAKSSVETAFTVKSLYQSGDDFLTVSLPGDNEWHTLTFKSKKTTSLVITKFYLYLDAGTTGSRSGVIYVDEMRVGDSVVVSSTLDWKFLNSTVTQAKSRLASAVEGTEDGQFPAGSKSTLQAAITSAETFAGSGAKRQGQIDSAATVLLSAMVDLEKSVNGPVLPIVDPQATWETRNLYRNLKSMATRNLMFGMHDATGYGVGWTGNDNRSDVNDVVGDFPAFYSMDFAFIDKEEDWSGSKYRVESAYNRGGVISFCWHQLDPDKRGFYATDVNNEKIVTSILPGGPRHSEYKAKLRQVGKFLQSIRGPKGENIPVIVRPYHEHIGNWFWWGTGHRTTAEYNSLWRFTVDYLIDSLNVHNMLLAISPNLDHGGNANTYFDVYPGDDYVDIFGFDFYWSDVISDQTKKDVPAWLRTVASHAVARGKIVGFTEAGQEGLDAPNWFSDILLPPIKYDSLASNLVYAAVWRNANTSHHYAPYPGHKSVPDFKKFYNDAYTLFERDLPDMYAPPAADVLAPAFTNGQDSTLVSWKTHFTISLETNDRSLVKMSTSDVSFDSMEDTVLSSGFGLIHEIPVSATQGQQNQFYLKARDRDGNTMQNSFVLSVLVDTMMAPVKWFDSRYNIASWPFGESPIGTDQASKTIISQVQTAYFRTNFDLDSVPPTFALLVKSLGGFVAYLNGEELLRHNINPGFDVTYDTPPNSAGSYSRILIFSAAQRSMLKKGTNTIAIEIHAQAPGTVTTFDAKVYTQTSTIIPLGSSWQYVDNGSEPTPKTLGQILSAEVSNHPSSFHLLGNFPNPFNPSTVIRFSLEKPSGISIEIFDVLGRRVQVIPAGILSAGIQSVAWNASGLPSGVYLIRLTAAGKSATHRAVLMK encoded by the coding sequence ATGAAACCAGTTACCTTGTTTATTCTCTTTCTGCTCCATTCAGCTGTGACCTTGGCTCAGGTGACGGGATATAAAGAGGATTTTAAAGATGGAAACATGAACGGATGGGTCTCTGACCATCCCCGTACTTTTCAATTGTCCGTAGAGAATCAGCAACTGAAAATTAACTACACACGGACAAGTTCCAGTGATCAGTGGGATAATTTCAATTTCACCCCACCGGTAACCATTAATAATTCTTCTTCAAAGACCGTGACTGTTCGTGCAAAATCCTCGGTCGAAACCGCCTTTACGGTAAAATCACTTTACCAGTCCGGAGATGATTTTCTCACCGTCTCTTTGCCGGGAGATAATGAATGGCATACGCTGACTTTTAAGAGTAAAAAGACTACCTCACTGGTCATTACGAAATTTTACCTGTATCTCGATGCCGGAACGACCGGTTCCAGATCGGGTGTCATTTATGTCGATGAAATGCGGGTAGGTGACTCAGTGGTGGTTTCATCCACCCTCGATTGGAAATTCCTCAACAGCACGGTAACACAGGCAAAAAGCCGCCTGGCTTCAGCCGTGGAGGGCACCGAAGATGGACAGTTCCCTGCAGGATCAAAATCGACGCTTCAGGCAGCCATTACCTCGGCTGAAACTTTCGCCGGTTCTGGTGCCAAACGACAGGGTCAGATCGACTCGGCTGCCACCGTTCTTCTGAGTGCCATGGTTGATCTCGAAAAATCGGTGAATGGTCCGGTATTGCCCATCGTGGATCCTCAGGCCACCTGGGAAACCAGAAACCTGTACCGGAATCTTAAATCAATGGCCACGCGGAACCTGATGTTCGGAATGCACGATGCCACCGGATATGGGGTTGGATGGACAGGAAACGACAACCGCTCGGATGTGAACGATGTGGTCGGTGACTTCCCGGCTTTCTACAGCATGGATTTTGCCTTTATCGATAAGGAAGAGGACTGGTCAGGCAGCAAATACCGTGTGGAAAGTGCCTACAACCGGGGTGGCGTGATTTCGTTTTGCTGGCATCAGCTCGATCCTGATAAACGTGGATTTTATGCCACCGATGTGAATAACGAAAAAATCGTAACCAGCATCCTTCCCGGCGGTCCCCGTCATTCAGAATACAAGGCAAAACTCCGGCAGGTCGGTAAGTTTCTTCAGTCCATCCGTGGACCAAAAGGGGAGAATATTCCGGTGATCGTCAGACCCTATCACGAACACATCGGGAACTGGTTCTGGTGGGGGACCGGGCACAGGACCACGGCTGAATATAATTCTTTGTGGCGGTTTACCGTTGATTATCTGATCGATTCCCTGAATGTGCACAACATGTTACTGGCCATTTCACCAAATCTTGATCATGGAGGAAATGCCAATACCTATTTCGATGTTTATCCGGGTGATGACTATGTCGATATTTTCGGGTTCGATTTTTATTGGTCCGATGTCATTTCTGATCAGACGAAAAAGGACGTTCCGGCCTGGTTGAGAACCGTTGCCTCGCATGCAGTGGCCCGGGGGAAAATCGTTGGTTTCACCGAAGCCGGTCAGGAAGGGCTCGATGCACCGAATTGGTTTTCAGACATCCTGCTGCCACCAATTAAATACGATTCTCTGGCTTCCAACCTGGTTTATGCGGCTGTTTGGAGGAATGCCAATACCTCCCATCATTACGCACCTTATCCGGGTCATAAATCCGTGCCCGATTTTAAGAAATTTTATAACGATGCCTATACGTTGTTCGAACGGGACCTTCCCGATATGTATGCTCCTCCGGCCGCCGATGTCCTGGCACCTGCATTTACAAACGGACAGGATAGCACACTTGTGAGCTGGAAAACCCATTTTACCATCAGTCTGGAAACAAACGACCGGTCTCTGGTTAAAATGAGTACCTCCGATGTTTCCTTCGATTCCATGGAAGACACCGTTCTTTCATCAGGGTTTGGTCTGATTCACGAAATTCCGGTTTCGGCAACTCAGGGTCAGCAGAATCAGTTTTATCTGAAAGCACGGGATCGTGATGGAAACACCATGCAAAATTCCTTTGTGCTGTCAGTCCTTGTTGATACCATGATGGCTCCGGTTAAATGGTTCGATTCCCGGTACAATATTGCCTCCTGGCCTTTCGGAGAGTCTCCGATCGGAACAGACCAGGCATCGAAAACCATCATTTCACAGGTTCAGACTGCCTACTTCAGAACCAATTTCGATCTCGATTCGGTTCCGCCCACCTTTGCCTTGCTGGTTAAAAGTCTTGGCGGGTTTGTTGCGTACCTGAATGGCGAAGAACTGCTCAGACACAACATCAATCCCGGATTTGATGTGACCTATGATACCCCTCCTAATTCGGCCGGATCGTACTCCAGAATTCTTATTTTTTCAGCGGCACAGCGCAGCATGTTAAAAAAGGGAACCAATACCATTGCAATCGAAATCCATGCGCAGGCACCGGGAACGGTAACCACTTTTGATGCAAAAGTGTACACCCAGACTTCAACGATCATTCCTCTGGGTTCTTCCTGGCAGTATGTTGACAACGGCAGCGAACCGACGCCAAAAACACTGGGGCAAATTCTCAGTGCTGAGGTGTCCAACCATCCATCCTCTTTCCATCTGCTCGGTAATTTCCCGAATCCGTTTAATCCCTCGACCGTGATCAGGTTTTCTCTTGAGAAACCATCCGGAATCAGCATCGAAATCTTTGATGTGCTCGGAAGACGGGTTCAGGTCATCCCGGCAGGGATTCTGTCAGCCGGCATTCAGTCTGTTGCATGGAATGCCTCTGGTTTGCCATCCGGTGTTTATCTGATTCGCTTGACTGCTGCCGGAAAATCAGCCACTCACAGGGCGGTTCTTATGAAATAA
- a CDS encoding PorV/PorQ family protein → MKTILNALLIVAATGLVVSQPVQAQSITRAGTTAAPFLKIGVDARSNAMGQAMVSLANDPAGLFWNPATIAYTEKIQAVVSHYDYVADLYMEYDAVAIPIEGLGVLGLSVTYLGMPDIERTTVSLPGGTGEKVSASSLAVGATWASALTDRFAIGGSLKYIRETLWHSYASSVAGDVGLTYTTLNDRFRLGMSISHFGPDMQMSGRDMRIQHDINPGHNGNNPSIIGFLAAEKFPLPVLFRVGVSSDLTSFITESKAVKWVVAADAVHPNDDYEHVNLGSEVTISDMVALRAGYNRMFDPDEEGGLGLGIGFSYNLMGIGMRLDYANVDFGYLDRQNQFTLVLTF, encoded by the coding sequence ATGAAAACGATACTGAATGCCTTACTGATCGTCGCAGCCACCGGCCTTGTTGTCTCTCAACCGGTTCAGGCCCAATCCATCACCCGCGCGGGAACCACCGCTGCGCCATTTCTGAAAATCGGTGTTGATGCCCGGTCCAATGCCATGGGGCAGGCCATGGTTTCTCTGGCAAACGATCCGGCAGGATTGTTCTGGAATCCGGCAACCATCGCCTACACAGAAAAGATTCAGGCGGTTGTGAGTCATTATGACTATGTGGCCGATTTATATATGGAATATGATGCCGTGGCCATTCCGATTGAAGGATTGGGAGTGCTTGGACTTTCCGTAACCTATCTGGGAATGCCCGATATCGAAAGAACAACGGTGTCACTCCCGGGGGGAACCGGTGAGAAGGTATCGGCCAGTTCATTGGCTGTTGGTGCCACCTGGGCAAGCGCTCTCACCGACCGGTTTGCAATCGGGGGAAGTCTGAAATATATCAGAGAAACACTCTGGCATTCGTATGCTTCATCCGTCGCCGGTGATGTCGGACTTACATATACCACTCTGAACGACCGGTTCCGGTTGGGGATGTCCATCAGCCATTTCGGACCAGATATGCAGATGAGTGGACGTGATATGCGCATTCAGCATGATATCAATCCGGGACACAACGGAAACAATCCGTCCATTATCGGATTCCTTGCGGCTGAAAAATTTCCGCTCCCGGTCTTGTTCCGGGTAGGAGTTTCATCGGACCTGACCTCGTTTATCACAGAGTCGAAAGCTGTTAAATGGGTGGTGGCTGCCGATGCAGTTCACCCGAATGATGATTATGAGCATGTCAATCTGGGATCGGAAGTTACGATCAGTGACATGGTGGCGCTTCGTGCTGGTTACAACCGGATGTTCGATCCCGATGAAGAAGGGGGGCTGGGGCTGGGAATTGGCTTCAGTTATAACCTGATGGGAATCGGCATGAGGCTCGATTATGCAAATGTCGATTTTGGATATCTCGACCGCCAGAATCAGTTTACCCTGGTGCTAACCTTTTAA
- a CDS encoding extracellular solute-binding protein: MDELNQNYIKDRKRQLLAIGFLILVAGIYMATILMKNGEEPQKVTELFFADRMTPAHEELIARYNAENSGKVRVIPVDFPNFDFSTNERKELLARSLRGRETGIDILAVDLIWVQRFAKWSEPLEQYFSDEEIGRILPVALESCYYEGELMAVPFDLVQGVLYYRTDLVGSMKNSAELINKLESGITWEELLAWQRYADQSKPYYIFPAASFEGFICTFTELLLSQNPRYFTDYGFDFNTSEARRSLHFLTDLIHTYKATPTKVADFTDLPSFEYFLLNDAYFVRGWPTYDKDFVDSPIDTNRQKLIRKVMMPHFRGSTPASVFGGWNLMVSKFSSKKAEAIDFIKFLLRTESQELMYSRAGYYPVIGDLYTDPGYQSRYPELKENLKKIGFGVHRPRHEEYTKYSEIMSAWFTEAVQGKVPVEKALINASSAIRSEALEKKNGY; encoded by the coding sequence ATGGATGAATTGAACCAGAATTACATTAAAGACCGTAAACGCCAATTACTGGCCATCGGATTCCTGATCCTGGTGGCGGGTATCTACATGGCCACCATCCTGATGAAGAATGGTGAAGAACCGCAGAAAGTCACAGAACTTTTCTTTGCCGACCGGATGACACCGGCTCATGAAGAACTGATTGCCCGATACAATGCAGAAAACAGTGGGAAAGTACGGGTAATCCCGGTCGATTTTCCCAATTTTGATTTCAGTACCAATGAGCGGAAGGAGTTACTTGCAAGGTCTCTCAGAGGCAGAGAAACCGGTATTGATATTCTGGCTGTTGATCTGATCTGGGTTCAGCGCTTCGCGAAGTGGAGCGAACCGCTCGAACAGTATTTTTCCGACGAAGAAATTGGCAGAATTCTTCCGGTTGCGCTTGAATCCTGCTACTATGAAGGCGAGTTGATGGCCGTTCCTTTCGATCTGGTGCAGGGCGTGTTGTACTACCGCACCGATCTGGTCGGTTCAATGAAAAACTCAGCGGAACTGATTAATAAACTTGAGTCAGGCATAACCTGGGAAGAATTACTTGCCTGGCAACGTTACGCAGACCAGTCAAAGCCTTATTATATTTTCCCTGCCGCCTCCTTTGAAGGCTTTATCTGCACCTTCACCGAATTGCTGCTCAGTCAGAATCCGCGCTATTTCACCGACTACGGGTTCGATTTTAATACCTCAGAAGCCCGGCGGTCACTTCATTTCCTTACCGACCTGATCCATACCTATAAAGCCACACCCACAAAAGTGGCCGACTTTACTGACTTACCGAGTTTCGAATACTTCCTCCTCAATGATGCCTACTTTGTCAGAGGCTGGCCCACCTACGACAAGGATTTTGTGGACAGTCCCATCGATACAAACCGGCAGAAACTGATTAGAAAAGTGATGATGCCTCATTTCCGTGGATCCACCCCCGCCTCGGTATTCGGTGGATGGAATCTGATGGTTAGTAAATTTTCTTCTAAAAAGGCTGAAGCCATCGACTTCATCAAGTTTTTGCTCAGAACGGAATCTCAGGAACTCATGTACAGCAGAGCAGGGTATTACCCGGTCATCGGTGATTTATACACCGATCCTGGTTACCAGAGCCGTTACCCGGAATTGAAAGAAAATCTGAAAAAGATTGGGTTCGGAGTTCACCGGCCACGGCATGAAGAATATACCAAGTATTCAGAAATCATGTCCGCATGGTTTACAGAGGCAGTTCAGGGGAAGGTTCCGGTTGAAAAAGCCCTGATTAATGCTTCCTCCGCAATCAGAAGTGAAGCACTGGA